A single window of Pontibacillus chungwhensis DNA harbors:
- the serS gene encoding serine--tRNA ligase, with product MLDLKYLRNHFDEVKDKLQNRGEDLSDLDAFGELDERRRELIRETEELKAKRNEVSKDISALKKEKKDADHLITEMREVGDRIKELDTELKEVEERLETLLLSIPNIPHESVPVGSDEDDNIVAREWGELPQFTFDPKAHWDVADHLDILDFERASKVTGSRFTFYKKLGARLERALMSFMMDLHAEEHGYEEMLPPYMINRTSMTGTGQLPKFEEDAFKVEEWDYFLAPTAEVPVTNYHREEILSLEDLPRKYVAFSACFRSEAGSAGRDTRGLIRQHQFNKVELVQFVKPEESYDALEQLTGHAEKVLQLLKLPYRVMDMCTGDLGFTAAKKYDIEVWLPSYNTYREISSCSNFEDFQARRAGIRFRRDQKGKPEFVHTLNGSGLALGRTVAAILENYQQEDGTVVVPEVLRPYMGGKDVIK from the coding sequence ATGCTAGATTTAAAATACTTACGTAATCATTTTGATGAAGTAAAAGATAAGCTTCAAAATCGTGGGGAAGACTTATCCGATTTAGACGCATTTGGTGAATTGGATGAACGTCGTCGTGAGCTTATTCGCGAAACAGAGGAACTAAAAGCAAAACGAAACGAAGTATCTAAAGATATTTCTGCTTTGAAAAAAGAAAAGAAAGATGCGGATCATTTAATTACGGAAATGCGTGAAGTAGGAGATCGCATTAAAGAATTAGATACAGAGTTAAAAGAGGTTGAAGAACGTCTTGAAACTCTTCTTCTTTCGATCCCGAATATTCCTCATGAAAGCGTACCGGTAGGAAGTGATGAGGATGATAATATCGTTGCTCGTGAGTGGGGAGAATTACCTCAATTCACGTTTGATCCTAAAGCCCATTGGGATGTAGCGGATCATTTAGATATTCTAGACTTTGAGAGAGCTTCCAAGGTAACAGGGAGTCGTTTTACTTTCTATAAGAAATTAGGGGCTCGCTTGGAACGTGCACTAATGAGTTTTATGATGGACTTGCATGCAGAGGAGCATGGTTATGAAGAAATGCTACCTCCTTATATGATTAACCGGACAAGTATGACAGGTACAGGGCAGCTTCCTAAGTTTGAAGAAGACGCCTTTAAAGTAGAAGAGTGGGATTATTTCCTTGCACCTACAGCAGAGGTACCTGTTACAAACTACCATCGCGAAGAAATCCTTTCTCTAGAGGACCTACCACGAAAATATGTCGCATTCAGTGCTTGTTTCCGCTCAGAAGCAGGGTCTGCTGGCCGCGATACACGTGGACTCATCCGTCAGCACCAGTTTAACAAAGTAGAGCTTGTGCAGTTTGTAAAACCTGAAGAGTCTTATGACGCACTTGAACAGCTTACAGGGCACGCAGAGAAAGTACTTCAGCTGTTAAAACTACCTTACCGTGTCATGGATATGTGTACAGGTGATCTGGGCTTCACAGCTGCTAAGAAATATGACATTGAAGTATGGCTGCCTAGTTACAATACGTATCGTGAAATCTCTTCTTGCTCTAACTTCGAAGACTTCCAAGCTCGTCGAGCGGGCATTCGCTTCCGACGCGATCAGAAAGGGAAGCCTGAATTCGTTCATACCTTAAATGGATCTGGTTTAGCCCTTGGACGTACGGTAGCTGCAATTTTAGAAAATTACCAGCAAGAAGATGGAACGGTAGTAGTTCCAGAAGTCCTTCGTCCGTATATGGGTGGGAAAGATGTAATCAAATAA
- a CDS encoding deoxynucleoside kinase, whose protein sequence is MNARNQYGIPHDAVITIAGTVGVGKSTMTNALARALNFRTSFEKVDTNPYLDKFYNDFERWSFHLQIYFLAERFKEQKKIFEYGGGFIQDRSIYEDTGIFAKMHYEKGTMNEVDYNTYTNLFDAMVMTPYFPHPDLLIYLEGSFDDVVSRIKERGRPMEQQTPVEYWEEMFGRYENWIDDFNACPVLRLNIADYDVVNDENSIEPILEKIGHFIQQSRKWRSRQLT, encoded by the coding sequence ATGAATGCACGTAATCAATATGGCATTCCACATGATGCTGTCATTACGATCGCCGGCACTGTTGGTGTTGGTAAATCTACCATGACAAACGCTTTAGCCAGAGCTTTAAATTTCAGAACGTCATTTGAGAAAGTTGATACGAACCCTTATTTGGATAAGTTCTACAACGACTTCGAGCGTTGGAGCTTCCATTTACAGATTTACTTCTTAGCTGAACGTTTCAAAGAGCAGAAGAAGATTTTTGAGTATGGTGGCGGCTTTATCCAGGATCGTTCGATTTATGAAGACACTGGTATCTTCGCAAAAATGCACTACGAAAAAGGTACGATGAATGAAGTAGATTATAATACCTACACGAACCTATTTGATGCAATGGTTATGACACCATACTTCCCACATCCTGATCTTCTTATTTATTTAGAAGGATCATTTGATGATGTGGTAAGCCGCATCAAGGAACGCGGTCGCCCAATGGAACAACAAACACCAGTAGAGTACTGGGAAGAAATGTTTGGGCGTTATGAGAACTGGATTGATGACTTCAATGCATGCCCTGTCCTTCGTCTTAACATTGCCGATTACGACGTTGTAAATGATGAGAATTCCATTGAACCCATTTTAGAGAAGATTGGACATTTCATTCAACAATCCCGCAAGTGGCGCTCTCGCCAACTTACGTAA
- a CDS encoding deoxynucleoside kinase, translating into MGNTPFIAVEGPIGVGKTSLAQKLATQFEYTLLKEIVEENPFLGKFYDNIEEWSFQTEMFFLCNRFKQLEDIETYYLNQNRPVISDYHISKNLIFAERTLKETQYKKYVQIYDILTKDMPRPNMIIYLHASLDTLLERIRMRGREVEQNIQASYLEQLLHDYELFMEKFEREHPDIPVIRFNGDNLDFVKHQDDLDYMIQTIENHFKKGEVI; encoded by the coding sequence ATGGGGAATACTCCCTTTATTGCAGTAGAAGGTCCAATTGGGGTAGGGAAAACATCCCTGGCACAAAAATTAGCCACCCAATTTGAATATACCTTATTAAAAGAAATTGTCGAGGAGAATCCGTTCTTAGGGAAATTCTATGACAACATTGAAGAATGGAGCTTCCAGACTGAGATGTTCTTCTTATGCAATCGATTTAAGCAGTTAGAAGATATCGAAACTTACTATTTAAATCAAAACCGACCTGTGATTTCTGATTACCATATTTCTAAGAATTTAATTTTCGCTGAACGTACACTAAAGGAAACACAATATAAAAAATATGTTCAAATATACGATATCCTCACAAAGGATATGCCTCGTCCGAATATGATTATTTACTTGCATGCCAGTCTAGATACACTCCTAGAACGTATAAGAATGCGCGGCCGTGAAGTAGAGCAAAATATCCAAGCGAGTTATTTAGAACAATTACTTCATGATTATGAATTATTTATGGAGAAATTCGAGCGTGAACATCCAGATATTCCTGTAATCCGTTTTAACGGAGACAACTTGGATTTTGTCAAACACCAGGATGATCTAGACTACATGATTCAAACAATCGAGAATCACTTTAAAAAAGGGGAAGTTATATAA
- a CDS encoding site-2 protease family protein, which translates to MFGLYDILYLMVSIFIILPIVSMIHEIGHLFFAVLFKAKNQTLDIGCGKPILQIGRLCFRKYYFFYSWCQFERLEKNTRFHYILVYAGPMIFNILAAIGVNALIYYDLIEGQKFWNLFVYYSIYFVMFDAIPMRYPDGQPSNGLVVFEMLKDGKRATFQKEKWAEEELNC; encoded by the coding sequence TTGTTTGGATTATACGATATCTTGTACTTAATGGTTTCCATTTTTATTATATTGCCCATTGTGTCTATGATTCATGAGATCGGACACTTATTCTTCGCGGTCTTGTTTAAAGCGAAAAACCAAACGTTAGATATCGGCTGTGGAAAGCCGATTTTACAAATCGGACGATTATGCTTTCGTAAATATTATTTCTTCTATAGCTGGTGCCAGTTCGAGCGCCTTGAAAAGAATACACGCTTTCACTATATTCTGGTCTATGCCGGCCCAATGATTTTTAATATTTTAGCCGCTATTGGCGTAAACGCACTCATTTATTATGATCTTATAGAGGGACAGAAGTTTTGGAATCTATTTGTATATTATTCCATTTACTTTGTTATGTTTGATGCGATTCCAATGCGTTATCCCGATGGACAGCCGAGCAACGGTTTAGTGGTATTTGAAATGTTAAAGGATGGGAAGCGTGCGACTTTCCAAAAGGAAAAATGGGCAGAAGAGGAGTTAAACTGTTGA
- a CDS encoding gluconate 2-dehydrogenase subunit 3 family protein translates to MSEQEKYSRRDFLKKSGYAAGGVVGGGLIASLITMQVMEDDPKTKNSQTNGGSEDQFNDAFMFFTNRDDFRVLASSCERIFPEDENGPGAIKLGVPFFIDHQLAGPWGNNTKEYMQGPFYKGEPTQGYQSRMNRGEIFRVGIKKLKEKAQSDYEKSFQELSAEEQDKILTAFENDDVKISGTTSAEFFEMMRAATIEGVYADPMYSGNRNMEGWKMKQFPGAQMSYIGKIESDKFVDIEPQSLHSMLNK, encoded by the coding sequence ATGAGCGAGCAAGAGAAATATAGTCGCCGGGACTTTTTAAAGAAAAGCGGTTATGCAGCAGGTGGTGTAGTCGGTGGAGGGTTAATTGCTAGTTTGATTACTATGCAAGTAATGGAGGATGACCCTAAAACCAAAAATAGTCAAACGAATGGTGGAAGTGAAGATCAATTCAATGATGCCTTTATGTTCTTTACGAACCGTGATGACTTCCGTGTATTAGCTTCAAGCTGTGAGCGGATTTTTCCAGAAGATGAAAATGGTCCGGGGGCTATTAAGCTAGGTGTACCATTCTTTATTGATCATCAACTTGCAGGTCCTTGGGGCAATAATACTAAAGAATACATGCAAGGTCCTTTCTACAAGGGCGAGCCTACACAAGGATATCAGTCTCGTATGAACCGCGGGGAGATCTTCCGTGTGGGCATTAAGAAGTTAAAAGAAAAGGCCCAATCTGATTATGAGAAGAGCTTCCAAGAGTTAAGCGCAGAAGAACAGGATAAGATCTTAACGGCTTTTGAAAATGATGATGTGAAGATAAGTGGTACAACTTCTGCGGAGTTCTTTGAGATGATGCGAGCAGCAACGATTGAAGGAGTTTATGCAGATCCAATGTATAGTGGAAACCGCAATATGGAAGGCTGGAAGATGAAGCAGTTCCCAGGTGCCCAAATGTCTTATATCGGTAAAATCGAGAGCGATAAGTTTGTAGATATAGAGCCGCAAAGCTTGCATTCTATGTTGAATAAATAG
- a CDS encoding GMC family oxidoreductase — protein MAKTLPKVDVVTVGVGWTGGILAAELAKDGMKVVGLERGKERSTEDYLHGHDELRYALRYELMQDTSKETLTFRNNRKQRALPMRQLGSFLLGENLGGAGVHWNGQTYRFFPYDFEIKSMTEKKYGKGKIKDGYFVQDWGITYDELEPYYDQFEKACGISGEENPMAGKRSNPYPTPPMKSTRSLDKFTKATKDLGYKPYRIPSANLSEPYKNQYGMQINACQYCAFCERFGCEYGAKSDPVISVIPAAKESGNYEIRYHSNVTEIIYDGNKVTGVKYVDVQSGEEFIQPAEVVALTSYVMNNVKFLLMSNIGKKYDPKTGKGVVGRSYCYQILPGATGFYEEEQFNTFMGAGALGTSINDFYGDNFDHSDLDFIHGGVVSITQTGKRPIANNPTPPDTPRWGKEFKNNSIKYYTRTLTIGSQGASLPYKENFLDLDPTYKDAYGLPLLRMTYNFTQQDKNLQKYITKKAAEISEKMGASKTVPNPELTDYSIVPYQTTHNTGGAIMGADPNSSVVNNYLQHWNAENLFVVGASAFAHNGGVNPTDTVGALAYRAAEGIKKYRKNGGSLV, from the coding sequence ATGGCAAAGACGTTGCCAAAGGTTGATGTAGTAACGGTAGGAGTAGGTTGGACAGGTGGTATTTTAGCAGCAGAGTTAGCGAAAGATGGTATGAAGGTAGTAGGACTTGAAAGAGGGAAAGAAAGGTCAACAGAAGATTACTTGCATGGTCACGATGAACTGCGTTATGCGCTTCGCTATGAGCTAATGCAGGATACATCTAAAGAGACCCTTACATTCCGTAATAATCGTAAGCAGCGCGCTCTACCTATGCGTCAACTAGGTTCCTTCTTATTAGGAGAGAATTTAGGTGGTGCTGGTGTGCACTGGAACGGACAAACCTATCGCTTTTTCCCTTATGACTTTGAAATCAAATCTATGACTGAGAAGAAGTATGGAAAAGGGAAAATTAAAGATGGCTATTTTGTTCAGGACTGGGGCATTACATATGACGAGTTAGAGCCCTACTATGATCAATTTGAAAAAGCATGTGGCATCTCAGGCGAGGAAAATCCTATGGCTGGAAAGCGAAGCAATCCTTATCCAACCCCTCCAATGAAAAGTACTCGTTCATTAGATAAGTTTACAAAAGCGACAAAGGATTTGGGGTACAAGCCATATCGAATCCCTTCTGCTAACTTATCTGAACCGTACAAGAACCAATATGGTATGCAAATTAATGCGTGTCAATACTGTGCCTTCTGTGAACGTTTTGGATGTGAGTACGGAGCAAAGTCTGATCCGGTGATCTCTGTTATTCCAGCCGCTAAAGAATCAGGGAATTATGAAATTCGCTATCACTCTAACGTGACAGAAATCATCTACGATGGAAATAAAGTAACAGGAGTGAAATACGTAGATGTTCAAAGCGGAGAGGAATTTATCCAGCCTGCTGAGGTTGTGGCCCTAACATCTTACGTGATGAATAATGTTAAGTTCTTGCTAATGTCTAATATTGGTAAGAAGTATGATCCTAAGACAGGTAAAGGTGTTGTGGGACGTAGCTATTGCTATCAGATTCTTCCTGGTGCAACCGGTTTTTATGAAGAGGAGCAATTTAACACTTTTATGGGTGCCGGTGCCCTTGGTACTTCGATTAACGATTTTTATGGGGATAACTTTGACCATTCTGATCTTGATTTCATTCATGGCGGAGTCGTTTCCATTACGCAAACAGGTAAGAGACCTATAGCAAATAATCCAACACCTCCTGATACACCGAGGTGGGGGAAAGAGTTTAAAAATAATTCGATTAAATATTATACACGCACACTCACAATCGGTTCTCAAGGTGCTTCCTTACCTTATAAGGAAAACTTCTTAGATCTTGATCCAACCTATAAAGATGCCTATGGTCTACCTTTATTACGTATGACGTATAATTTTACCCAACAAGATAAGAATCTGCAAAAGTACATTACTAAAAAGGCTGCAGAAATATCTGAGAAAATGGGAGCCTCAAAGACGGTTCCAAACCCAGAGTTAACAGACTATAGCATTGTGCCATATCAGACCACCCACAACACGGGTGGTGCCATAATGGGGGCTGATCCAAATAGCTCTGTTGTAAACAACTACTTGCAGCATTGGAATGCGGAGAATTTATTCGTCGTAGGAGCTTCAGCATTTGCTCATAATGGAGGAGTAAACCCAACAGATACAGTAGGCGCACTTGCCTATCGTGCCGCTGAGGGGATTAAGAAATATCGTAAAAATGGTGGTTCTCTCGTTTAA
- the tatA gene encoding twin-arginine translocase TatA/TatE family subunit, protein MLPQIGIPGLVLILVLSLILFGPKKLPEIGAAFGKTLAEFKQSTKELLEDEEEPKSLQEPKKE, encoded by the coding sequence ATGCTTCCTCAAATCGGAATCCCTGGTTTAGTGCTCATCTTAGTATTGTCGCTCATTTTATTCGGCCCCAAAAAGTTACCGGAGATCGGTGCAGCGTTTGGGAAGACATTAGCTGAATTTAAACAGTCTACAAAAGAATTGCTAGAAGATGAAGAGGAACCTAAATCATTACAGGAACCTAAAAAAGAATAA
- the queF gene encoding preQ(1) synthase, translating into MAGRKDEELEGVTLLGNQGTSYSFDYDPDVLESFDNKHPQRDYFVKFNCPEFTTLCPKTGQPDFATIYISYIPGEKMVESKSLKLYLFSFRNHGDFHEDSMNIIMNDLINLMDPRYIEVWGKFTPRGGISIDPYCNYGKPNTKYEKMAEHRLMNHDMYPEKIDNR; encoded by the coding sequence ATGGCAGGAAGAAAAGACGAAGAATTAGAAGGAGTAACATTACTCGGTAATCAAGGAACGAGTTACTCATTTGATTACGACCCAGACGTATTAGAGTCATTTGATAACAAACATCCACAGCGAGATTATTTCGTTAAATTTAATTGCCCAGAATTCACAACACTGTGCCCTAAAACAGGCCAGCCAGATTTCGCAACCATTTATATTAGTTACATTCCAGGAGAAAAGATGGTGGAAAGTAAATCCTTAAAGCTTTACCTTTTCAGCTTCCGCAATCACGGCGATTTCCATGAAGACAGTATGAATATCATTATGAACGATTTAATCAACCTTATGGACCCTCGTTATATTGAAGTATGGGGTAAATTCACACCAAGAGGCGGCATCTCAATCGACCCTTACTGCAACTACGGAAAACCAAACACCAAGTACGAAAAAATGGCCGAACACCGCCTAATGAATCATGATATGTATCCGGAGAAGATTGATAATAGATAG
- the aldA gene encoding aldehyde dehydrogenase — MQPHKLYINGEYVESTGSEFIDIINPSTEEVISRTPKGTEEDVNKAVEAAFHAQKEWELTPAIKRGEAVREMGDKIAEKRDTFIQLLQEEQGKAYELASGEIDLAIDYFRYMSEWARRIEGEIVPSDRPNENIMVYKKPIGVVAGIVPWNFPMFILARKVATSLVTGCSIVLKPSQQTPNTAAEFTKIIDGMDLPKGIYNFITGTGGTLGNAMATHEKVHMISMTGSVGAGTKVMEAAAQNITKVNLELGGKAPAIVTANANLDVAVENVMQSRLINNGQACTNAERVYVHESVAEEFINRLQKSFENQKLGNPLQDKEADVGPLISEDRIQEVEKMVESAVSEGARIVTGGKRGDQEKGFFYEPTILADATHDMTVVQEEIFGPVIPVVTFSTIDEAIEKGNDTVYGLSSSVYTEDLSEAMRIVNELKFGETYVNRENMEAVQGYHQGLRKSGIGGADGKHGVEDFLVTQVVYMDYNSSKK; from the coding sequence ATGCAACCCCATAAATTATACATTAACGGCGAATATGTTGAGTCTACAGGCAGTGAGTTTATTGATATTATAAATCCATCGACAGAAGAAGTTATTTCAAGAACCCCAAAAGGGACTGAGGAAGATGTGAACAAAGCTGTTGAGGCAGCTTTTCATGCTCAGAAGGAATGGGAACTTACCCCCGCTATTAAACGCGGTGAAGCAGTACGTGAGATGGGAGATAAAATAGCAGAGAAACGCGATACATTTATTCAATTACTACAAGAAGAGCAAGGGAAAGCATATGAATTAGCAAGTGGGGAAATCGACCTTGCTATAGATTATTTCCGATACATGTCAGAATGGGCAAGAAGAATAGAGGGAGAAATTGTTCCAAGTGATCGACCAAATGAAAACATCATGGTTTATAAGAAACCTATTGGCGTAGTAGCAGGTATCGTTCCGTGGAACTTCCCTATGTTTATTTTAGCCCGTAAAGTTGCTACATCCCTTGTGACAGGTTGTTCTATTGTACTAAAACCGAGTCAACAAACACCAAATACAGCAGCGGAGTTTACTAAGATCATTGATGGTATGGACTTGCCGAAAGGAATTTATAACTTTATCACAGGTACTGGAGGTACGCTTGGTAATGCCATGGCTACCCACGAGAAAGTTCATATGATCTCAATGACAGGTAGCGTGGGTGCTGGTACCAAGGTTATGGAAGCGGCTGCGCAGAATATTACAAAAGTTAATCTGGAACTGGGCGGTAAAGCGCCAGCTATTGTAACGGCGAACGCAAACTTAGACGTGGCGGTAGAAAATGTGATGCAATCTCGCCTGATTAATAATGGACAAGCTTGTACAAATGCTGAAAGAGTCTATGTACATGAAAGTGTAGCGGAGGAGTTTATTAATCGTCTCCAAAAATCCTTCGAAAATCAAAAACTCGGAAATCCTCTTCAGGACAAAGAAGCGGATGTAGGTCCTTTAATTAGTGAAGACCGTATTCAAGAGGTTGAAAAAATGGTAGAGAGTGCTGTGAGTGAAGGAGCTCGTATCGTAACAGGAGGTAAGCGTGGTGACCAGGAGAAAGGTTTCTTCTATGAACCGACCATCCTAGCTGATGCTACTCATGATATGACGGTTGTACAGGAAGAGATCTTTGGGCCTGTTATTCCGGTTGTGACGTTCTCCACTATTGATGAAGCCATTGAAAAAGGAAACGATACAGTTTATGGACTATCCTCTTCTGTATATACAGAAGACCTTAGTGAAGCCATGCGTATCGTAAATGAACTTAAGTTCGGGGAAACATATGTAAACCGTGAGAACATGGAAGCGGTCCAAGGGTATCACCAAGGACTTCGTAAGTCTGGTATAGGTGGCGCCGACGGTAAGCACGGTGTCGAAGACTTCCTTGTAACGCAAGTGGTTTATATGGATTATAACTCCAGTAAGAAATAA
- the acsA gene encoding acetate--CoA ligase, with protein sequence MNMQRIETKSGNYNMKNYEETYQNFNWDEAKSNFSWHTSGKVNIAYEAIDRHAENPDKADQVALIYSAPDREEKLTFTDLKQSSNQFANVLKKYGVEKEDRIFLFMPRSPEFYSAFLGILKVGAIAGPLFEAFMEQAVRDRLEDSEASMLVTTPELLERVPFEDLPHLKKIVLVGDSDHTGDAYIDYYAEMKEASKSFDVEWVDLEDGMLLHYTSGSTGKPKGVYHVHNAMLQHYQTGKWVLDLKEDDIYWCTADPGWVTGTSYGIFAPWLNGVTNLVRGGRFSPEQWYETLQDQEITVWYSAPTAFRKLMSAGEDIVKQYNLKNLRHVLSVGEPLNPEVIAWGMNALELRIHDTWWMTETGGQLICNFPALDMKPGSMGKPFPGIVASIIDNEGNELPPNQMGNLAVKAPWPSMMRAIWKRPEKYESYFLNGWYISGDSAYKDEEGYFWFQGRLDDVINTSGERVGPFEVESKLIEHPAVSEAGVIGKPDPERGEIIKAFITLNEGYSESDELLEEIRQFVKKGLSAHAAPRELEVKDTIPKTRSGKIMRRLLKSWELGLPTGDVSTLEE encoded by the coding sequence ATGAACATGCAACGTATTGAAACCAAAAGTGGAAACTACAACATGAAGAACTATGAGGAAACGTATCAAAATTTTAATTGGGATGAAGCTAAATCCAATTTTAGCTGGCATACGTCAGGGAAAGTAAATATCGCGTACGAAGCCATTGACCGCCATGCTGAAAATCCAGATAAGGCAGATCAAGTTGCCCTTATTTACTCTGCACCCGATCGGGAAGAAAAACTGACTTTTACAGATTTAAAACAATCGAGTAATCAATTTGCTAATGTATTGAAAAAATACGGGGTAGAGAAAGAAGATCGTATCTTTCTTTTCATGCCTAGAAGTCCGGAGTTTTACTCCGCTTTCCTCGGGATCTTAAAGGTCGGAGCCATTGCTGGTCCACTGTTTGAAGCGTTTATGGAGCAAGCGGTTCGTGATCGTTTAGAAGATAGTGAAGCTTCCATGTTGGTAACGACACCGGAGCTATTAGAGCGAGTACCTTTTGAAGATTTACCTCACTTAAAGAAAATCGTCTTGGTAGGAGACTCTGATCACACAGGGGATGCGTATATTGATTATTACGCGGAAATGAAAGAAGCCTCTAAAAGTTTTGATGTGGAGTGGGTGGATTTAGAAGATGGTATGCTTCTTCATTATACTTCCGGGTCTACTGGTAAACCAAAAGGGGTGTACCATGTTCACAATGCCATGTTACAACACTATCAAACAGGTAAATGGGTATTGGATTTAAAAGAAGATGATATCTACTGGTGTACAGCAGACCCTGGCTGGGTAACAGGCACAAGTTACGGGATTTTCGCCCCTTGGCTAAATGGCGTTACTAACTTGGTACGTGGAGGGCGATTTAGTCCTGAACAGTGGTATGAAACACTGCAAGATCAAGAGATCACTGTGTGGTATTCTGCACCGACAGCGTTCCGTAAGTTAATGAGTGCTGGTGAGGATATTGTTAAACAATACAACCTGAAGAATCTTCGCCATGTACTCAGTGTAGGGGAACCACTTAACCCTGAAGTTATTGCCTGGGGAATGAATGCATTAGAGCTTCGCATTCACGATACATGGTGGATGACAGAAACAGGAGGTCAATTAATTTGTAATTTCCCTGCTCTTGATATGAAACCAGGCTCTATGGGGAAACCATTCCCAGGGATCGTTGCTTCTATTATTGATAATGAAGGGAACGAACTACCGCCTAATCAAATGGGTAATTTAGCTGTTAAAGCCCCTTGGCCTTCTATGATGCGCGCTATATGGAAGCGACCAGAGAAGTATGAAAGCTACTTCTTAAATGGATGGTACATTTCAGGGGATAGTGCGTATAAAGATGAGGAAGGTTATTTTTGGTTCCAAGGACGTCTGGATGATGTTATTAATACGTCTGGTGAACGGGTAGGACCTTTTGAAGTAGAAAGCAAATTAATTGAACACCCTGCCGTTTCAGAAGCCGGCGTTATTGGTAAACCGGATCCTGAGCGAGGAGAAATCATTAAAGCATTTATTACGTTAAACGAAGGATATTCAGAATCAGACGAGCTTTTAGAAGAGATTCGTCAATTTGTAAAGAAAGGGTTAAGTGCTCATGCTGCACCTCGTGAGCTAGAAGTAAAAGATACCATTCCAAAAACCCGTAGTGGTAAGATCATGCGTCGATTGCTGAAGTCTTGGGAGTTAGGGCTTCCAACCGGAGATGTATCTACGCTAGAAGAGTAA
- a CDS encoding Rrf2 family transcriptional regulator produces MRLKKYTDYSLRVLVYVGSKEQDHLSSIKEISQAFGISQNHLSKVVFHLGKLELIQTIRGRSGGIKLLEPPENINLGEVIRKMENDFVLIDYGQKESQEEVLKPSDQLKYALEEALQSFFFVLNQYTLKDLLQENDEATKILHLEK; encoded by the coding sequence ATGCGTCTAAAAAAGTACACAGATTACTCTTTGCGCGTCCTCGTATACGTAGGTTCTAAAGAGCAAGATCATTTATCTTCAATAAAAGAGATTTCTCAAGCATTTGGAATCTCCCAGAACCACTTAAGTAAGGTGGTTTTTCATCTTGGGAAACTTGAACTTATACAAACGATTAGGGGACGATCAGGTGGAATTAAACTTTTAGAACCTCCTGAAAATATTAATCTTGGAGAGGTCATTCGAAAAATGGAAAATGACTTTGTTCTTATAGATTATGGTCAAAAAGAGTCACAAGAGGAAGTTTTAAAACCATCTGATCAGTTAAAGTATGCTCTAGAAGAAGCTTTGCAGTCCTTCTTCTTTGTTTTAAATCAGTATACTTTAAAGGATCTCTTACAAGAAAATGATGAAGCGACTAAAATACTACACCTTGAAAAATAG